In the genome of Deinococcus sp. QL22, one region contains:
- a CDS encoding DUF6691 family protein — protein MTRTSNIPGVHAPVSSRRAATGLLLYLLAGLYFGVVLVKSEAASWYRIQEMFRFESFHMFGLMGSAVLTGMITTAWLRRSSVNSWDGQAIRITDKEKGWRRYVFGGLTFGVGWGLAGICPGPLFVLLGAGVWPILIVLVFALLGTYLYGVLKDRLPH, from the coding sequence GTGACCCGGACGTCCAACATTCCTGGAGTTCACGCGCCCGTTTCCTCTCGCCGTGCGGCGACAGGACTCCTCCTCTACCTGCTTGCTGGGCTGTACTTCGGCGTAGTGCTCGTGAAAAGCGAGGCGGCCAGCTGGTACCGCATCCAAGAGATGTTTCGCTTTGAGTCCTTTCATATGTTCGGCCTGATGGGCTCAGCGGTTCTGACCGGAATGATCACCACAGCGTGGCTGCGGCGCAGCAGTGTGAACAGCTGGGACGGGCAGGCCATCCGCATTACCGACAAGGAGAAAGGCTGGCGACGCTACGTGTTTGGCGGGCTGACCTTCGGGGTGGGCTGGGGTCTGGCGGGCATCTGTCCAGGTCCTCTCTTCGTCCTGCTGGGGGCGGGCGTCTGGCCCATCCTGATCGTACTGGTTTTTGCCCTGCTGGGAACCTATCTGTACGGCGTTCTCAAAGATCGTCTGCCGCATTGA
- a CDS encoding YeeE/YedE family protein: MTEVFDVLRSPLPWYVAGPLIGLTVPLLLWLGNKGFGISANLRHVCAILLPERAKPGFFRYDWRAERWNLMFAAGLILGGFIAGALLANPQSTPLSSAGVQSVQALGVQVRPGLVPTELTDLSNPGVWVLLAVSGLLVGFGTRYGGGCTSGHAITGLSTLQGPSLIATVSFFAGGILSANLLLPLLMAVIR; this comes from the coding sequence ATGACTGAAGTGTTTGATGTTCTCCGCTCACCTTTGCCCTGGTACGTGGCTGGACCCCTGATTGGCCTGACGGTGCCGCTGCTGCTGTGGTTGGGTAACAAGGGCTTCGGGATTTCCGCCAATCTGCGTCACGTCTGCGCCATCCTCCTGCCTGAACGGGCCAAACCAGGCTTCTTCCGGTACGACTGGCGTGCTGAACGCTGGAACCTGATGTTTGCCGCTGGCCTGATCCTGGGCGGCTTCATCGCTGGTGCCCTGCTGGCCAACCCACAGTCCACGCCACTGAGTTCGGCGGGCGTGCAGTCCGTGCAGGCGCTCGGTGTGCAGGTGCGTCCCGGCTTGGTTCCCACTGAACTCACCGACCTGTCCAACCCTGGCGTGTGGGTGCTGCTGGCCGTATCGGGCCTGCTGGTCGGTTTCGGCACCCGGTATGGCGGCGGTTGCACGAGTGGGCATGCCATCACGGGCCTGAGCACCCTGCAAGGCCCCAGTCTGATCGCCACCGTCTCGTTCTTCGCTGGCGGCATCCTGAGTGCCAACCTGCTGCTTCCTCTCTTGATGGCGGTGATCCGGTGA
- a CDS encoding sulfite exporter TauE/SafE family protein yields the protein MILGWIGAALIGLSLGLLGSGGSILTVPVLVYLVGEPEKLAIAESLAIVGGISLFGAIPYALKRQIDWRSVLWFGVPSVVGTYLGAALSVFLSGVVQLLLFALVMLLASFMMFRPTGVKVPDAAHHDRSPVKIGLEGLTVGVLTGLVGVGGGFLIIPALVLLGGLPMGLAVGTSLLIIAAKSFTGFSKYLHVLADQNISVDWTLISVFTVIGILGSFLGAQVGTKLSNEGLKKGFAGFLVVMGLYVLVTNVPKVLHPVSAEAQLRP from the coding sequence ATGATCCTCGGGTGGATCGGTGCAGCACTCATTGGTCTCTCGCTCGGCCTGCTGGGTTCTGGAGGCAGCATCCTGACCGTCCCCGTTCTGGTGTACCTGGTCGGTGAGCCCGAGAAGCTGGCGATCGCCGAGAGTCTGGCCATCGTGGGCGGCATCAGCCTGTTCGGGGCCATTCCCTACGCCCTGAAACGGCAGATCGACTGGCGTTCGGTGCTGTGGTTCGGCGTTCCCAGCGTGGTCGGCACGTACCTGGGCGCGGCCCTCAGCGTATTTCTCTCCGGTGTGGTGCAGCTGCTGCTCTTCGCCTTGGTGATGCTGTTGGCCTCCTTCATGATGTTCCGGCCCACTGGAGTGAAGGTTCCGGACGCAGCGCATCACGACCGTTCCCCGGTGAAGATTGGGCTCGAAGGCCTGACGGTGGGTGTGCTCACGGGACTGGTTGGTGTGGGCGGGGGCTTCCTGATCATCCCTGCACTGGTGCTGCTGGGCGGACTGCCCATGGGCCTCGCAGTTGGCACCAGCCTGCTGATCATCGCCGCAAAGAGCTTCACGGGCTTTTCCAAGTACCTGCACGTTCTGGCCGATCAGAACATCTCGGTGGACTGGACGCTGATCTCGGTCTTCACGGTCATCGGTATTCTCGGCAGCTTTCTGGGCGCTCAGGTCGGAACAAAGCTCTCCAACGAGGGCCTGAAGAAAGGGTTCGCTGGCTTTCTGGTCGTAATGGGTCTCTATGTCCTGGTCACCAACGTACCCAAGGTGCTCCACCCCGTCTCGGCGGAAGCCCAACTCAGGCCCTGA
- a CDS encoding rhodanese-like domain-containing protein: MEYEAQMTYQAISPNEVELRTRGGARLIDVRERDQYRAGHIPGAVKLPWSEWVDREDEVASPAVLICASGHHSAHAAAHLAALGRTDLTNLTGGTAASVREGRTLNGGEQP; this comes from the coding sequence ATGGAATACGAGGCCCAAATGACCTATCAAGCTATTTCCCCCAATGAAGTTGAACTCAGAACGCGGGGAGGCGCCCGCCTCATCGACGTGCGGGAACGAGACCAATATAGAGCGGGACACATCCCAGGTGCCGTGAAACTCCCCTGGAGTGAGTGGGTCGACCGGGAGGATGAGGTTGCCTCCCCTGCAGTGCTCATCTGCGCGAGTGGCCACCACTCCGCGCATGCCGCTGCCCACCTGGCTGCCCTCGGCAGAACAGATTTGACGAACCTGACCGGCGGCACGGCTGCCTCGGTGCGTGAAGGCCGGACACTGAACGGGGGAGAGCAACCATGA
- a CDS encoding MBL fold metallo-hydrolase, which yields MYFQRFYDADLAQASYLIGCQKTGECLVIDPIRNITQYLNEAQSQKLRITHVTETHIHADYLSGSRQLAQETGAQLLLSDEGGEGWQYTYDDGNQIKLHDSDSFMVGNIRIQALHTPGHTPEHMSFLVTDTPRGHQPSMLLTGDFVFVGDLGRPDLLDEAAGGQGTRFVGARQMFTSLRDKFLTLPDYVQVWPGHGSGSACGKSLGAVPTTTIGYERALSWWGTLVEQGDEDAFTRELLSGQPDAPLYYGRMKQENRDGPALLTDVTPLPELEADDVRRRLKGGVRLIDTRQKDEHQAAAPKDSINIPDGTTFETWSGWLLTPKRELILLAPADRAEALRRKLWMVGIEQVIGFIPSAEGLPAAPAQPVPAAELVRHEDALILDVRATTEHEEGAIPGSQQLHAGRLPWVLDTLPRDREIVVHCQGGARSAAAASLLRAEGFNVLELAGGYDAWAKTQQE from the coding sequence ATGTACTTCCAACGGTTCTACGACGCGGACCTGGCTCAGGCCTCCTACCTGATCGGCTGTCAGAAGACCGGCGAATGCCTCGTGATCGATCCCATCCGGAACATCACTCAGTATCTGAACGAAGCCCAGAGCCAGAAACTCCGTATCACCCACGTCACTGAGACCCATATTCACGCCGACTACCTCTCCGGCAGCCGCCAACTGGCCCAGGAAACTGGTGCCCAGCTCCTGCTGTCTGACGAAGGCGGCGAGGGCTGGCAGTACACCTACGACGACGGCAACCAGATCAAGTTGCATGACAGCGACAGCTTCATGGTCGGCAACATCCGGATCCAGGCCCTGCATACCCCCGGCCACACCCCGGAACACATGAGTTTCCTCGTGACGGATACCCCCCGGGGTCATCAACCCAGCATGCTCCTGACCGGCGACTTCGTCTTCGTGGGCGACCTGGGCCGCCCCGACCTGCTGGACGAAGCCGCCGGCGGCCAGGGCACCCGCTTTGTGGGCGCACGGCAGATGTTCACCTCACTGCGCGACAAGTTCCTGACCCTCCCGGACTACGTGCAGGTCTGGCCCGGACACGGCTCCGGCAGTGCCTGCGGTAAGTCCCTGGGGGCAGTGCCGACCACCACCATCGGGTACGAACGCGCCCTGAGCTGGTGGGGCACACTGGTTGAGCAGGGCGACGAGGACGCGTTCACGCGCGAACTGCTCTCCGGTCAGCCCGACGCACCGCTGTACTACGGGCGCATGAAACAGGAAAACCGCGACGGTCCGGCCCTGCTGACAGACGTGACGCCTCTGCCGGAATTAGAGGCGGACGATGTGCGCCGACGCCTTAAGGGCGGCGTTCGCCTGATCGACACCCGCCAGAAGGACGAGCACCAGGCCGCCGCTCCCAAAGACAGTATCAACATCCCGGACGGCACCACCTTCGAAACCTGGTCCGGCTGGCTGCTGACCCCAAAACGCGAGTTGATCCTGCTGGCCCCAGCCGACCGTGCTGAAGCACTCCGCCGCAAGTTATGGATGGTGGGCATCGAACAGGTGATCGGGTTCATTCCCAGCGCTGAAGGCCTGCCTGCCGCCCCCGCCCAGCCGGTCCCAGCGGCTGAACTGGTCCGGCATGAAGACGCCCTGATCCTGGACGTTCGCGCCACAACCGAGCACGAGGAAGGGGCGATTCCTGGAAGTCAGCAACTGCACGCTGGCCGCCTGCCCTGGGTGTTGGACACCCTGCCCCGTGACCGTGAGATCGTTGTGCATTGCCAGGGCGGGGCCCGCAGCGCCGCGGCCGCCAGCCTGCTGCGCGCTGAAGGATTCAACGTCCTTGAACTGGCCGGGGGGTACGACGCCTGGGCGAAGACCCAGCAGGAATAG
- a CDS encoding metal-sensitive transcriptional regulator: MTIPVPVSDHTAEKTKILNRLRRLEGQVRGLQKMVEDEKNCVEVMTLYASVRSALESTGDVILETYVAQCQARGEEPANLVRLLKLAR, translated from the coding sequence ATGACGATTCCCGTACCTGTGAGTGACCACACCGCCGAAAAGACCAAAATCCTCAATCGCCTGCGCCGTCTGGAGGGGCAGGTTCGGGGATTGCAGAAGATGGTGGAGGACGAGAAGAACTGTGTGGAAGTGATGACGCTTTACGCCAGCGTGCGAAGTGCACTGGAATCTACTGGGGACGTGATTCTGGAAACCTATGTGGCGCAGTGTCAGGCCCGGGGAGAGGAGCCTGCCAACCTGGTGAGGTTGCTCAAATTGGCCCGGTAA
- a CDS encoding YbaN family protein, producing MPEMIANIRRLFWILLGGLFVGLGILGAVLPLLPSTVFLVLAAGCFSKSSPRLHTWLLRLPYAGPLVRDFQAGLGMPLGAKWMAVGMIVLATGVSGWRFIPVWWGQLAWALIGMAGILFILFCVPTRLTLSQAKSNSA from the coding sequence ATGCCTGAAATGATTGCCAACATTCGCCGCCTATTTTGGATTCTCCTTGGTGGCTTGTTTGTTGGGCTCGGGATTTTAGGGGCCGTGTTACCACTGCTGCCGTCCACCGTGTTCCTGGTGCTGGCCGCTGGATGCTTCTCAAAAAGCTCGCCGCGTCTTCACACCTGGTTGCTCCGCCTGCCCTACGCTGGACCATTGGTTCGGGATTTCCAGGCAGGGCTCGGCATGCCGCTCGGAGCCAAGTGGATGGCTGTTGGCATGATCGTCCTGGCGACGGGGGTCAGCGGCTGGCGCTTCATTCCGGTCTGGTGGGGTCAGCTTGCCTGGGCGCTCATAGGAATGGCCGGAATCCTCTTCATTCTCTTCTGCGTTCCCACACGCCTTACGCTTTCTCAGGCCAAATCGAACAGTGCCTGA
- a CDS encoding ABC transporter ATP-binding protein: MTATLEHPRFTSTPLTAPILSLLNVSKTYGDGDGTITALHPVTLNVRPGELVAVNGPSGSGKSTFLSVAGALLRPTTGQVTIAGQEVTALPQGALAAFRLKHLGFVLQSSNLIPYLNVREQLTLVPHLAGLGGPDVQQQADDLLKLLGLWERARHFPDALSGGQRQRVAIARALMNDPQLILADEPTASLDSVRGREVVELLAQQVHERGKAAVMVTHDERVLDLCDRVVSIVDGQLRE; this comes from the coding sequence ATGACTGCGACCCTTGAACACCCCCGCTTCACCTCCACTCCCCTCACCGCGCCCATCTTGTCTCTGCTCAATGTCAGCAAGACGTATGGCGACGGCGACGGCACCATCACTGCTCTGCATCCCGTCACCCTGAATGTCCGGCCTGGCGAGTTGGTCGCCGTGAACGGTCCCAGTGGCAGCGGCAAGAGCACCTTCCTGTCCGTCGCGGGCGCGCTGCTGCGCCCTACCACCGGGCAGGTCACCATTGCCGGTCAGGAGGTGACAGCACTCCCCCAGGGCGCCCTGGCTGCCTTCCGGCTGAAGCACCTCGGCTTCGTGCTTCAGAGCAGCAACCTGATCCCGTACCTGAATGTTCGCGAGCAACTGACGCTGGTACCGCATCTCGCGGGCCTTGGAGGTCCCGATGTCCAACAGCAGGCCGATGACCTGCTGAAGCTGCTGGGTCTGTGGGAGCGTGCCCGTCACTTCCCGGACGCCTTGAGCGGTGGACAGCGCCAGCGCGTGGCCATCGCCCGCGCCTTGATGAACGATCCGCAACTAATCCTCGCTGACGAACCCACGGCCAGCCTGGACAGTGTCCGTGGCCGCGAGGTGGTCGAGCTGCTTGCGCAGCAGGTGCATGAACGGGGCAAGGCCGCCGTGATGGTCACGCACGATGAGCGGGTGCTTGATCTCTGCGACCGCGTGGTGAGCATCGTCGACGGCCAACTGCGCGAGTAA
- a CDS encoding FtsX-like permease family protein, translating to MFLALRELQHYRFRSLLLGGIVALIAFMVFMITGLTRGLAQDSAALLIQTPATHFVTTEDAKGVFTQSFLSPADVQRVQDVVGQNATPLAQSFASLSNGDKQLSGVLLGVEPSSFMAPEITGGQALSTNTTGAVVDVSFQEDGVTLGDTLTLKPGGETVRVIGFTEAARLNHQPVVFMTLDRWQALHPRTRGNVSAVALKADDAAAKPIGTLEGLGLQTRAQALQVLPGYKEEQGSLTMIQVFLVVVAAFVMAVFFYVLTLQKTPQFGLLKAIGASTRTLAGSLVTQMLLLTTVAVALAAVITLGIVTVLPAGIPFALTPATLLAASVLLIGVAALSSLLSLRSIAQVDPLIAIGTIA from the coding sequence ATGTTCCTCGCTTTACGCGAACTTCAGCACTACCGCTTCCGCTCCCTGCTGCTCGGCGGCATCGTTGCCCTGATCGCCTTTATGGTCTTTATGATCACCGGCCTGACCCGTGGCCTCGCCCAAGACAGTGCAGCGCTCTTGATCCAGACGCCCGCCACCCACTTCGTCACCACCGAGGACGCCAAGGGGGTCTTCACTCAATCCTTCCTCAGCCCGGCTGATGTGCAGCGTGTTCAGGACGTGGTAGGCCAGAACGCCACGCCGCTCGCGCAGAGCTTTGCCAGCCTCAGCAATGGGGACAAGCAGCTCAGCGGCGTGCTGCTCGGCGTCGAGCCCAGCAGCTTCATGGCCCCGGAGATCACCGGGGGACAGGCGCTGAGCACGAACACGACAGGGGCAGTGGTGGACGTCTCTTTCCAGGAGGACGGCGTGACGCTGGGCGACACCCTGACCCTCAAGCCGGGGGGCGAGACTGTTCGGGTGATTGGCTTTACCGAGGCCGCCCGGTTGAACCATCAGCCGGTCGTGTTCATGACCCTCGACCGCTGGCAGGCGCTCCATCCCCGCACCCGGGGCAACGTCAGTGCCGTGGCCCTCAAGGCGGATGACGCGGCAGCCAAACCGATCGGCACCTTGGAAGGTCTCGGTCTCCAGACCCGCGCCCAAGCCCTCCAGGTCTTGCCCGGGTACAAAGAAGAGCAGGGCAGCTTGACCATGATTCAGGTCTTCCTGGTCGTCGTCGCCGCGTTCGTGATGGCCGTCTTCTTCTACGTCCTGACGCTCCAGAAGACTCCGCAGTTTGGCCTCCTCAAAGCCATCGGGGCCAGCACCCGGACGCTGGCGGGCAGCCTCGTCACGCAGATGCTGCTGCTGACTACTGTGGCCGTCGCCTTAGCCGCTGTGATCACCCTGGGTATTGTGACTGTACTTCCGGCGGGCATTCCCTTCGCCCTGACACCTGCCACCCTGCTTGCCGCCTCAGTCCTGCTCATTGGCGTCGCAGCCCTCAGCAGCCTTCTCAGCCTGCGCAGCATCGCCCAGGTCGATCCGCTGATCGCTATCGGCACCATCGCCTAA
- a CDS encoding PadR family transcriptional regulator gives MHPDPNTLLLLGLLKGQRQHGYQLNDFIERNLARFTTLKKASAYAALDRLEKSGLIEAHSEQAGNRPTRKVYALTPQGEQQFLALLRAHLARPEPVAFYGDLGLMFLNQLPRDEALGLLTERAQAVDEQIASLERVPTHDGALGAGLFGVDLAVSRQLALLRADRNWLGVTLGTLGGQQATLMG, from the coding sequence ATGCATCCTGACCCGAATACCCTGCTGCTGCTCGGCCTGCTCAAGGGCCAGCGCCAGCACGGCTATCAACTCAACGACTTCATCGAGCGCAACCTGGCCCGCTTCACCACCCTGAAAAAAGCCTCAGCGTACGCGGCCCTTGACCGTCTGGAAAAGAGTGGCCTGATCGAGGCACACAGCGAGCAGGCCGGCAACCGGCCGACCCGCAAGGTCTACGCCCTGACGCCCCAGGGAGAACAGCAGTTCCTGGCCCTCCTGCGCGCCCATCTCGCGCGTCCTGAACCCGTCGCCTTTTACGGCGACCTGGGCCTGATGTTTCTGAATCAGCTTCCAAGGGACGAGGCGTTGGGGCTGCTCACCGAACGGGCCCAAGCTGTGGACGAGCAGATCGCCTCTCTGGAACGGGTTCCTACCCACGATGGCGCACTCGGGGCGGGTCTATTCGGGGTGGACTTGGCCGTCTCCCGCCAATTGGCGTTGCTGCGTGCTGACCGGAACTGGCTCGGCGTGACCCTGGGCACGTTGGGCGGACAGCAGGCCACGCTCATGGGGTAA
- a CDS encoding NAD(P)/FAD-dependent oxidoreductase, which translates to MPSSPTGQPPVHRPHAVWNDVTVIGGGQAGLAMGQALQTTGLTFQILEAHSRVGDAWRQRYDSLVLFTSARRSALPGLPFPGDPERYPTKDEVADYLEGYAQQFALPVHFNMPVTQVRPVAGGFELQTPHGLQFTRTVVVASGPFQTPHVPPFASQLSPEVVQLHSSAYRNPAQLPPGRVMVVGGGNSGAQIAVELTRTHQVSVALGHAPFTLPQRVLGRDLFDVLERLKLLNVPSASRLGRFLRARDPVIGTSLRAEARASRVRLLRRVIKAEGRQLYTDRGEAHLVDAVVWATGFRPDSAWLPPEITDSQGRPQHLEGVSPLPGLMFLGLSWQRSRASALLGGVGNDAAVLAGQLVDVCAKESEVPSAAGSADSAAPCSPRPNRL; encoded by the coding sequence ATGCCCTCCTCTCCGACCGGCCAGCCCCCCGTCCACCGCCCTCACGCCGTTTGGAACGACGTCACTGTGATTGGAGGCGGGCAAGCCGGCTTGGCCATGGGGCAGGCCTTGCAGACCACCGGACTGACGTTCCAAATCCTTGAGGCCCATTCACGGGTGGGAGACGCGTGGCGTCAGCGGTACGACTCTTTGGTGCTGTTTACTTCTGCCCGCCGCAGCGCCTTGCCGGGCCTGCCCTTTCCCGGTGATCCAGAACGGTACCCCACTAAAGATGAGGTGGCTGATTATTTGGAGGGGTATGCCCAGCAGTTCGCGTTGCCGGTTCACTTCAACATGCCCGTCACTCAGGTTCGCCCCGTGGCCGGCGGCTTCGAGCTGCAGACCCCCCATGGCCTGCAGTTCACCCGCACGGTGGTCGTCGCCAGCGGGCCGTTTCAGACCCCCCACGTTCCCCCCTTTGCCTCCCAACTCTCGCCAGAGGTCGTGCAGCTGCACAGCAGCGCCTACCGGAATCCAGCCCAGTTGCCCCCTGGACGCGTGATGGTTGTGGGTGGCGGCAACTCGGGTGCCCAAATTGCGGTGGAGTTGACCCGCACCCACCAGGTGAGTGTGGCGCTGGGTCACGCCCCCTTCACGCTCCCGCAACGCGTGTTGGGGCGAGATCTCTTCGATGTGCTTGAGCGTCTGAAGCTTTTGAACGTTCCCTCGGCTTCCCGCCTGGGCCGGTTCTTGCGGGCACGGGACCCTGTCATCGGTACTTCCCTCCGCGCTGAAGCACGGGCAAGCCGAGTGCGGCTGCTCCGCCGAGTGATCAAGGCGGAGGGAAGGCAGCTGTACACCGACCGGGGTGAAGCCCACCTGGTGGACGCCGTCGTCTGGGCCACCGGATTTCGTCCAGACTCCGCTTGGCTCCCCCCCGAAATCACGGACAGTCAGGGCCGGCCCCAACACCTGGAGGGCGTATCCCCACTGCCCGGGCTGATGTTTTTAGGCCTGTCTTGGCAGCGTTCACGTGCCTCGGCCCTGCTGGGCGGTGTAGGAAACGACGCCGCTGTACTGGCTGGGCAGCTGGTGGACGTGTGTGCCAAAGAATCTGAAGTTCCCTCTGCAGCTGGGTCAGCTGACTCAGCCGCACCCTGCTCACCTCGACCAAACAGGCTGTGA
- a CDS encoding DMT family transporter has product MTALTTPRSSIPAVPALLLSVLSVQGGAAIAKGIFPLVGAVGTTGMRIGISALILLLVFRPALRHFTRAQWQAVLPYGLVLGAMNLLFYLALARIPLGLAVTLEFVGPLLLAVSGSRRALDVVWVVLAGVGVAMITPWTGGGTDSLGMLLALLAGACWAAYVVLGRRVSQVLSSGAGVAAGMVIATLTVAPFVLLSGDLGHVTPTLLAAGTALAVLSSAVPFTLELVALRTLPSRTFSVLLSLEPAVAALCGVIFLQEVLSLSGWMAVVLVMLASGGAALTAHKPSPATHQSAEGHRT; this is encoded by the coding sequence ATGACAGCTCTGACCACCCCCCGTTCCTCCATACCGGCCGTACCCGCACTGTTGCTGTCCGTCCTCAGCGTGCAGGGCGGAGCCGCCATCGCGAAAGGCATCTTCCCACTGGTCGGAGCGGTCGGCACCACCGGCATGCGAATTGGGATTTCAGCACTCATCCTGCTGCTGGTCTTTCGGCCGGCCCTGCGGCACTTCACACGGGCACAGTGGCAAGCGGTGCTGCCGTACGGCCTTGTTCTGGGCGCAATGAACTTGCTGTTCTACCTGGCTCTGGCGCGCATCCCTCTGGGCCTGGCGGTCACCCTGGAATTTGTCGGACCACTGCTGCTGGCGGTGTCTGGATCGCGCCGGGCTCTGGATGTGGTGTGGGTGGTGCTGGCGGGTGTCGGAGTGGCGATGATCACGCCCTGGACTGGCGGAGGCACGGATAGTCTTGGGATGCTGCTCGCCCTGCTGGCGGGCGCCTGTTGGGCCGCCTATGTCGTCCTGGGCAGACGAGTATCCCAGGTCTTGTCTAGCGGTGCCGGTGTGGCGGCCGGCATGGTCATCGCCACGCTGACGGTAGCGCCGTTTGTGCTGCTCTCCGGTGACCTGGGCCACGTCACGCCAACGCTCCTGGCTGCTGGCACCGCTTTGGCAGTGTTGTCGAGTGCGGTGCCGTTCACGTTGGAGCTGGTCGCGCTCCGCACCCTGCCTTCCCGAACCTTCAGTGTGCTGCTGAGCTTGGAGCCTGCGGTGGCCGCGCTGTGTGGAGTGATTTTCCTTCAGGAGGTGCTGTCGCTCAGCGGGTGGATGGCCGTCGTGCTCGTCATGCTGGCCAGTGGCGGGGCGGCCCTCACCGCGCATAAGCCGTCGCCAGCAACCCACCAGAGCGCTGAAGGGCACCGAACCTAA
- a CDS encoding LysR family transcriptional regulator — protein MATATLIQLRAFVVAADSGSFGRAALVLRLSPSSVSESVQALEQVHGQPLFRRSPRGIVLTLAGERALPHARLTVQHSDDFALAIDEQRALQGVLTVASFRSLGIHLLPPILKLLRRRHPELQVNVVDGTSGDGGQQLVEDGRADAAFLELTTETTLLTLPVIQDDYVVVGARTLGAQPVTLATLAEQPLFLFPETLACNAAIHHHIRTFLPQGTMVQEVGDDEVMLSMVEHELGLAVMPRLAVLPLRESLMLHPLPVPLPRVLGVAIKAGRAGLPHLRAFTEALRAYQATPAFARLQGSLQPG, from the coding sequence ATGGCGACCGCCACCCTGATTCAGTTGCGTGCCTTTGTCGTGGCGGCCGACTCGGGCAGTTTCGGTCGGGCGGCCCTGGTCCTGAGGCTGTCACCCAGCAGTGTCAGCGAGAGCGTGCAGGCGCTCGAGCAGGTGCACGGTCAGCCATTATTCCGCCGTTCACCCCGGGGGATTGTCCTGACTCTGGCCGGCGAGCGGGCCCTGCCGCACGCACGGCTCACCGTCCAGCATAGTGATGACTTTGCGCTGGCCATCGACGAACAGCGGGCTCTCCAGGGGGTCCTGACCGTCGCCAGCTTTCGCAGTCTGGGCATCCATCTGCTGCCCCCCATCCTGAAGCTGTTGCGCCGCCGTCATCCGGAGCTGCAGGTGAACGTAGTGGACGGAACCAGTGGGGACGGCGGCCAGCAGCTCGTCGAGGATGGCCGGGCGGATGCCGCCTTTCTCGAACTGACCACTGAGACCACCCTGTTGACGCTGCCGGTCATCCAGGACGACTACGTCGTGGTAGGCGCCCGCACGCTCGGAGCCCAGCCGGTCACCCTGGCGACCCTGGCGGAACAGCCCCTGTTTTTGTTCCCGGAAACGCTCGCCTGTAACGCCGCCATTCATCACCACATCCGCACCTTCCTTCCCCAAGGGACGATGGTGCAGGAGGTTGGCGATGATGAGGTGATGCTGTCGATGGTTGAGCACGAACTCGGCCTGGCCGTGATGCCCCGGTTGGCCGTGTTGCCACTTCGGGAGAGCTTGATGCTGCACCCCTTGCCCGTGCCGCTGCCCAGGGTGCTGGGGGTGGCGATTAAAGCGGGCCGGGCCGGGTTACCGCACCTCCGGGCCTTCACTGAAGCCCTGCGCGCGTATCAGGCGACACCCGCCTTTGCGCGCCTGCAAGGCAGCCTCCAGCCAGGCTGA
- a CDS encoding DMT family transporter: MKSIDNVTASKRETLRAESAGWWWAALGVLCFSFTLPATRIAVPEFGGYMVGFGRAVIAGLLALILLLIRRERLPERRHWRGLGLVALGVVFGFPVFTSLALQTVPSSHGAVVVGLLPAATAIAAVLLTRERPRPMFWLVSALGVGAVVVFAVTTGAGHVETGDVFLLLAVLLAALGYAEGGRLARELDGWRVVSWALVLSLPAALLTVWFVPWPTQLPSATAWWAFGYVSVVSMFLGFFAWYRGLAFGGVAQAGQVQLVQPVLTVVWSALLLSETLDSRTLWAALLVVGCAVLSRLTR, translated from the coding sequence ATGAAGAGCATTGATAACGTTACTGCTTCTAAAAGAGAAACACTCCGGGCTGAATCCGCGGGGTGGTGGTGGGCGGCCTTAGGTGTGCTGTGCTTCAGCTTCACTCTGCCCGCCACACGGATCGCGGTGCCCGAATTCGGCGGGTATATGGTCGGCTTTGGCCGCGCCGTCATCGCTGGGCTCCTGGCGCTGATCCTCCTGCTCATTCGGCGTGAACGTCTCCCGGAACGCCGTCACTGGCGGGGACTGGGCCTGGTAGCGCTCGGGGTGGTGTTCGGTTTTCCCGTCTTCACGTCGCTCGCGCTGCAGACCGTGCCATCCTCCCACGGGGCGGTCGTGGTGGGGCTGCTTCCCGCCGCCACGGCGATTGCTGCCGTGTTGCTGACCCGTGAGCGACCCCGGCCCATGTTCTGGCTGGTGTCGGCCCTGGGTGTGGGGGCGGTGGTGGTGTTCGCAGTCACCACGGGCGCCGGGCATGTGGAGACCGGCGACGTATTCTTGTTGCTGGCCGTGCTGCTGGCCGCCCTAGGCTACGCAGAAGGCGGACGGCTGGCCCGCGAGCTGGATGGCTGGCGGGTGGTGAGCTGGGCCCTGGTCCTCTCGCTGCCCGCGGCACTGCTCACCGTCTGGTTCGTTCCCTGGCCAACCCAATTGCCTTCAGCCACGGCTTGGTGGGCTTTCGGATACGTGTCGGTGGTGAGCATGTTCTTGGGCTTTTTCGCGTGGTACCGGGGGCTGGCGTTCGGTGGAGTGGCGCAGGCCGGACAGGTGCAACTAGTTCAGCCCGTCCTGACCGTCGTGTGGTCGGCGCTGCTGCTGAGTGAGACGTTGGACAGCCGCACCTTATGGGCGGCCCTGTTGGTGGTGGGCTGTGCAGTTTTGAGTCGCCTCACGCGGTGA